A region of the Pseudarthrobacter oxydans genome:
GCGGTCCGGGATGGGATGCCGTCGCCTCAAGTCTCCTCCGGCACAGAACCCGTGACAATGAAGAGTTGCACGGAGATCAGTTTCGACTCAAGTAATCCCCGAAATGACAGGAACGCGCTGAGGCAGTGTTGAGGAAACGCCAAATATTGGGCAGCTTTTCGCTGCGCGGGTCTAAGTAGCCCGAGACGTCTAGGCGCGGAAGCAAACAGAATCTCTCCTGTGGCCGAAAACCCAGGGTGTGCCCCATAAAGCTGAGGACCTCTGATGGTGTTCTAATCGTAAGCTTTTCCATAATCCCGTTGATTCCCCTCACCTGGTGTTGCCGGGCTTTTCTCCGGTTATTGGTTGTGGGTGTCGTTCTGGTAGGGGGACCACCCGCTGGGCTAAGGGGCCGAAGTACAACTTGGGAAACCTGTGTCGGGAGCGAAACTTCGTTTCGAAGCCATTCCCCTCCGGTCTGGCAAGTTTTCGGTCTTGGGGTCGGCGCGGTAGCGCCCTGGTTGCGCGGAGGACCCGCCCAGCGATCGTGGGGGCATATCAGAATGACAAGCAGTTCGTACTTCTGCTCATTCATCTGGGTGCGGAGAACAGGCAGCATGACTTCTACGGTGGTTTGATTGGTTGGTGCTTCGTCTCGGACGCCTCGTGGTTCTAATCGTGTTTGCAGTTTGTGTCACAACCGCTTCATTGTCCTGGGCGCTTGGGCAAGCTGGCGTTGAAGCGCGGCGTGCCTTTTCTCCACCGCCGCGAGCGGAGGCTGAGCTCGAGATGCTGCCTGGCGGCATGACCACCGCCGTGAATGTCACCAGAAACCCGGATGCTGACTGGGTTGTCCGGGCTGCTGGGCAGACCGGGATCCCTGAACGCGCGCTGCGGGCGTATGTTGCCGCGGCCGTGGATGTTGCTGCTCCGACGTGCGGGATCGGTTGGAACACTGTGGCGGCCGTTGGTTTCGTCGAAACAGCACACGGGACGTACGGCGGCGGCAGCCTGACCGCCGCGGGGGAGGTGAGCCGACCGGTTGTGGGCCCGGTTCTCGACGGTGCCGGTTTCGCCGCTATCGCCGACACAGATGCGGGTGCCCTGGACGGGGATTCCCGTTGGGACCGTGCTGTGGGACCGATGCAGTTCATTCCCTCCACGTGGCAGCTCGTCGGGCGGGACGGGAACGGGGATGGCACGGCGGATCCATTCAATATCGATGATGCCGCCCTCAGTGCGGCGACGTATCTGTGTTCCGGTGGCCGTGACCTCACCACTACGGACGGGTGGACCGAGGCGATCTACGCCTACAACCAGTCCGACGCCTACATCCGTCAAGTACGTCACCAAGCGACTGAATACGCCTCGAAGACTGGCACCAGGGGATGAGCAGGAGTGTGGAGAGCCCATCCCCTCCTTCGTATGAAGAAAACGTCGGACGTGCCTATATGGCGTCCTGGCGGGACCCGAAGAGTCGCGAGCAGCAGGGCCTAACAGTTGCCTCCGAAACTGAGGCTGAAACGCTCAAACGGCTGCTGGACGCGAATGGTCAGTCCTACGAGGTCGCCCAGCATGCGATCCTGCCAAACGAGACCCGCGTTCCCACAGTTGCCGAGGTCGTCCAGGAACACATCGATCTTTTGACCCGTCCGTCCAGTGGAACCACCAGGACGTACCAGGTAATGCTGGACCTGCACATCCGGAACATCATTGGTCGACAAAATCGACTACCGGCTCCTCAATCACTGGGCCAAATCGATGATGGCCAAGGAAAAGGCGCCCAAGACTATCCCCAGCGTTCACGGCCTGATTTCGGCAGCCATGAATACCGCGGAGATGCTCGGCTATATCGCGCGGAACCCTTGCCATGAGGTGCAGCTTCCGGGCCACTGTGGCGGACGGTGATCTGCTGCCTTGTCCAGTGTCCTAGCGGACGATCTTGAAGTTGAAGGCAGGTGTGCCGAGTGCGCCCCAAAGGCGGAGCCAGACGGGGAGGAGCATTTCGGTGCCCCGCGCTGTCGTGATGTCGCCGAGGTCGATGACATCCTGGTGGCCGAACTCCTTTAGCAGTTCCGTGACGGTTTGCTTGGCGGCAGAATCATTCCCGGAGACAAAGACCGTGCTGGCTTCGGGAAGGTTACCCGGACGGGCCATGAGATCGGCGTTGAGGGTGTTGAGCGACTTCACGACTCGGGCGGCGGGGAAAGCGCGCTGGATCTGCTCGCCGAGTGAATCAGTGTCCTTGACGAACAGGGTCGGCGGCATGCCCTGGCTGAAGTCGAGGGGGTTGGCGATGTCCAGAATGACCTTGCCGTCGAGGTGTTCCACCCCGGCCTGGGCCAGGACGTCCAGGGAAGCGGCGCCATTCGTGGCGTTGACAATGAGTTCAGCCCCTGCTGCGGCGTCCGCGAAGCCGGCCAGGGCGACGCCGGGGTTCTCCGCTGCCCAGTCGGCGAAAGGTGCGTTGCCCATGGCGTCGGCCTCCGTGCGAGCAAGTGTGGCCTCACGATCGCGGGTGCCGATAGTGACACCGTGTCCGAGTTCGACCAGCCGTGCGGCGATAATGCGGCCTACGGTGCCGGTTCCGAGAATGGCGGTCTTCATGGGCTGTCTCCCGTTGTCGATGACTGGATCCGATGTGACGGATCGTTCTCCCACAGTTTGTGACGGATCGATCCGTCTGTCAAACTTGAAGCAGCAAGTCCTCTGGTGAGAGTTCAAATAGGAGTGGGATTTCCGTGGCACGCAAGACCGGCGAAGAGAACCGGCGCAACGTTCTCGAAGTGGCGACCCGCCTGTTCTACCAGCGCGGCATCCGGGCCGTCGGGATGGACACGGTGGTCAAGGAATGCGGCGTCGGCAACGCCACCATTTACCGCCAGTTTCCCACCAAGGACGCTCTCGCCACCGCCTACGTGCAGAGCCGCGCGGAAGCCTGGTTCGAACGGATGCGGCAGGCTGCCGAGGAATTCCCGGACCCCCGCGACAAGCTCGTAGCCGTCTTTGAGGTACTCGCCGGTGACACAGCCGGAGCCTCCTATCGCGGGTGCCCGATGCTGAACACGAACACCGAGTTCCCGGAGGGGGAGCACCCGGCGCATTTGGTGGCCGTGGAGCACAAGCAGAAGGTACGGGACTGGTTCCATTCCCTCGCCGCCGAGGCCGACGCCAACGACTCCGACCAGCTCGCGGATGAACTTCTTCTTATCCTCAACGGCGCCTATGCCACAGGCTCCGTACTCGACGGCGCTGCCTACGGGACACGCGCCCTGGGCCTGGCCCGACGCATCGTCCACGATGCCTGTCCCCGCCCCTAAATCCCGGACTGCTGCTCTGCTGGCCACCCCGGTCGACGCTGGCCGTCTCCAGCAAATCGGCACGGATTGCGTAGCTTTGAACCTGATTGTGAAAGAACACAACCCTTCATGAACCCCGCATCGCACCCTCGTCGTCGTTGCCCGCCCTGATCTGGAAAATTCGCGGATCACCGCACAGCTCACCGCAGCCACCACGGAAATGGATCACGTCACCGTCTGTGTTCTCTCCGCTGCCTATCCGGCGACTGCGTGAAGTGAAATCAGAATGATCCAGGACGAAAGTATGGTCCGGAGCCTAGCGGAAAGTGCCGCAGAGGGTTCCGCTAACGGGCACGAACGGTGCGGTGATCCATGGGCGTGTGACTCGCAGCGAATTGGAAATCCCTCGATCAGGCATGTGGGGCGGGTTCCGCGCCGTGGAACCGGGCCGCTTAGGGTCGGGGGTCATGAGGCGCATGCCCCGGCCGGGATGCTAGCAGAGCGGAGCCATTTCAAAGCCTCCTGCTCGTCTGTGAAATACCTGCTCGGGCACTTTGGCAGGGGCAGTCCGCGCCGCCCGTGGGCGATGACCCGGTCCACCGACGTGCTGCCGAGGATTGCAAAGGCTGTGACGGTTACGGCTTCACTGAAGACACGGACGGCATCGCGGCTGACATGCTCAACGCCCGTGACCTGCAGTAAGACCGCGCAGCCCGCGCCTCCGGTCAGGGTCAGGAAGCGCTCCCGCACGGAGGTTCCGTCCGCGGCAGTAATCTGACTTCCGGGACGCAACGTAATCCGGAGAATCCGTTCGCTTTCAACGGTGAGGGTGAAGTTCGTCGAGCCGGGCTCTGAGGTTGCGGGTCCGTCCCCGGAGCTTTCGTCTGCCAGAGAACGCTGTTCGTCTTCGGCACGGACCGGTGTGGTCATCGAATCCCCCCGGATGCGGTTCAACGGCGTCCCCGCCGGCGCAGTGAGCCCCGTTTTACCCCAGAGCTTTGCAGGCCAGAGTACCTCGGGGCGGGCCCAGGGTCCATGAAAGACCGGATACTGGTCCGAAGCCGCGATCTGGGACCTTGCTCACGGCGACGTCGTGCTGCTCATCGGCTCGCTCCTGGCAATCTGCCCTATGCGGGCGACGGCGCGTGCGTTGGGGGAGTTCCTGGCCGGGTTGGCGGGGGATGTCGATGCGCGGGGTCGGTCCGATGCTGTTGTCCTTCATGGTGATGCGGACGAGGCTTTCCTGGGGCCAGAAGCCAACTGATGCATGTCCCCGTTGGATCCCTTCACCCTTTGTGTTGTTGTGGTTTTCTGCGGTTGTTGATTGTGGGCGTCGTTCTGGTAGGGGACCACCCGTGGGCTGAGGGGCCGGAGTGCAACTTGGGGACCGGCGCCGGGGGAAACTTCATCTGCAGGCAATGCTTCGCTGTTTGTGTGATGAAGTTTCGGTTCGGGGTCGGCGCGGTAGCGCCCTGCTTGCGCGGAGGACGCGCCCGGCGATTATGGGGGCTTATCAGAATGACAAGCAGCGATGGAACTTCTGCTCATTCATCGGGGCACTGAGATCAGGCAGCATGACTTCGGGGGGAATTATCACGCGTCAAGCATCCTGGCGGAACTTCGCGCCCTGGTACGGACAGAAAGATACAGTCCCGGCTGGCAACTTGCGGGAAATGGACGCAAGCTGAGTAGGGGGTAATGAGGGTGTGCCTGATCGCACTCCCGTTGCACAGGAAGGACCTGGGATTCCACAGTCAAAAAGGCAACGCAGTCCGTTGTTGCGCAAGTACCTTAATGCGGGCCGCCCCG
Encoded here:
- a CDS encoding lytic transglycosylase domain-containing protein — its product is MTTAVNVTRNPDADWVVRAAGQTGIPERALRAYVAAAVDVAAPTCGIGWNTVAAVGFVETAHGTYGGGSLTAAGEVSRPVVGPVLDGAGFAAIADTDAGALDGDSRWDRAVGPMQFIPSTWQLVGRDGNGDGTADPFNIDDAALSAATYLCSGGRDLTTTDGWTEAIYAYNQSDAYIRQVRHQATEYASKTGTRG
- a CDS encoding NAD(P)-binding domain-containing protein, whose protein sequence is MKTAILGTGTVGRIIAARLVELGHGVTIGTRDREATLARTEADAMGNAPFADWAAENPGVALAGFADAAAGAELIVNATNGAASLDVLAQAGVEHLDGKVILDIANPLDFSQGMPPTLFVKDTDSLGEQIQRAFPAARVVKSLNTLNADLMARPGNLPEASTVFVSGNDSAAKQTVTELLKEFGHQDVIDLGDITTARGTEMLLPVWLRLWGALGTPAFNFKIVR
- a CDS encoding TetR family transcriptional regulator, whose protein sequence is MARKTGEENRRNVLEVATRLFYQRGIRAVGMDTVVKECGVGNATIYRQFPTKDALATAYVQSRAEAWFERMRQAAEEFPDPRDKLVAVFEVLAGDTAGASYRGCPMLNTNTEFPEGEHPAHLVAVEHKQKVRDWFHSLAAEADANDSDQLADELLLILNGAYATGSVLDGAAYGTRALGLARRIVHDACPRP